One segment of Triticum aestivum cultivar Chinese Spring chromosome 2A, IWGSC CS RefSeq v2.1, whole genome shotgun sequence DNA contains the following:
- the LOC123186239 gene encoding uncharacterized protein, giving the protein MRTVNTGASKNQAKKIRLHDRYCDGMMPLCNPSSEARQLSASSTGLQTSNQELFMSSGFQQQQQQHHGEAGTGWPREEYYAAPQRSAFAQRCVGSSTAAFYAAEHLLGIGQFDGAPLGMLPPAATMMPEVAARTRPESGDMYMSHELDPVMLRADQSPSVRTYYVRPQQRRDPVELELPLPLPQPQQQESAHHGLFGNPPAIKPHSFSPHVPSMEAPSSSSLLSQMESHLSARSRAGAPATPTGTGSVSAPPAPSKTRIRWTPELHERFVDCVSKLGGADRATPKGILKLMNSDGLTIYHIKSHLQKYRMAKYMPAPSSSSSSSEGKQHERRAAGSDTQHELDPKTGMHITEALRVQLDVQRRLHEQLEIQRKLQVRIEEQGKRLQKMFEDQLKVSGNTAPAAGPDVVLFPAAAETPSEQEEDTMFVDVIDDDDEVQIISVASGSYDDDLAL; this is encoded by the exons ATGCGTACGG TTAACACTGGAGCTTCGAAGAATCAGGCCAAGAAGATTAGGCTGCACGACCGCTACTGCGACGGGATGATGCCGCTGTGCAACCCGAGCTCCGAGGCGAGGCAGCTTTCCGCGTCCTCCACCGGGCTCCAGACGTCGAACCAGGAACTGTTCATGAGTTCCGGGtttcagcaacagcagcagcagcaccacggCGAGGCTGGCACCGGGTGGCCGCGCGAGGAGTACTACGCGGCGCCGCAGAGGTCGGCGTTCGCGCAGCGCTGCGTCGGCTCAAGCACGGCGGCGTTCTACGCGGCCGAGCACCTGCTCGGCATCGGGCAGTTCGACGGCGCTCCCCTCGGGATGCTCCCGCCGGCGGCGACGATGATGCCAGAGGTGGCGGCCAGGACGCGGCCGGAGAGCGGCGACATGTACATGTCGCACGAGCTCGACCCGGTGATGCTCCGCGCGGACCAGTCGCCGTCAGTGAGGACGTACTACGTGCGGCCGCAGCAGCGGCGGGACCCGGTGGAGCTCGAGCTGCCACTGCCACTGCCGCAACCGCAGCAGCAAGAAAGCGCGCACCATGGCCTGTTCGGCAACCCTCCGGCCATCAAACCGCACTCGTTCTCGCCCCAT GTCCCGTCGATGGaggcgccgagcagcagcagcttgCTGAGCCAGATGGAGAGCCACCTGTCCGCCAGGAGCAGAGCCGGCGCGCCAGCGACCCCCACCGGCACCGGCAGCGTGTCAGCACCTCCGGCGCCGAGCAAGACGCGGATCCGGTGGACGCCGGAGCTGCACGAGCGGTTCGTGGACTGCGTGAGCAAGCTCGGCGGCGCGGACA GGGCGACCCCGAAGGGGATCCTGAAGCTGATGAACTCGGACGGCCTCACCATCTACCACATCAAGAGCCACCTCCAG AAATACCGGATGGCCAAGTACATGCCGGCaccatcttcgtcgtcgtcgtcgtccgaag GGAAGCAGCACGAGAGGAGGGCCGCCGGAAGCGACACCCAGCATGAACTGGACCCGAAAAC TGGGATGCACATCACGGAAGCACTCCGCGTCCAGCTCGACGTGCAGCGCCGCCTCCACGAGCAGCTCGAG ATACAGCGGAAGCTGCAGGTGAGGATCGAGGAGCAGGGCAAGAGGCTGCAGAAGATGTTCGAGGACCAGCTCAAGGTCAGCGGCAACACCGCGCCGGCCGCGGGCCCGGACGTCGTCCTCTTCCCGGCCGCGGCGGAGACGCCGAGCGAGCAAGAGGAGGATACCATGTTCGTCGATGTCATCGACGATGACGACGAGGTGCAGATAATCTCCGTCGCCAGCGGCAGCTATGACGACGACTTAGCCTTGTAA